One stretch of Kluyveromyces marxianus DMKU3-1042 DNA, complete genome, chromosome 8 DNA includes these proteins:
- the PRK1 gene encoding Ark/Prk/Nak family serine/threonine-protein kinase, which produces MNQPHIEKYAPGTVLPVGSHQVKILKYLASGGFAHVYSVQISPPDPVCPDNIACLKRVVVPDKANLNTLRAEVDTMKTLRGNQCVVSYIDSHATKSPVNPGMYEVYLLMEYCSRGGLIDFMNTRLQHRLTESEVLNIMSQVCQGVAAMHALQPPLIHRDIKIENVLISKNGQFKLCDFGSVSGVIRAPRNTEEFNYVQYDVMKNTTAQYRSPEMIDLYRGLPIDEKSDIWALGVFLYKVCYYTTPFEKNGESAILSSTFQFPSYPQYSDRVRNLISVMLRVDPLKRPNICQVLEEVSRIQGVPCPIKNFYLLRVMDKHSPKNLSPVPPQLLSSPSHMAMPNQHQHQHQHQHQHQHQNQHQPELQPSSINAVPAQNMNHMPFLHISKSQPSIGQMDYAPFVPNVVHTSMKSSNKDYSTSDPFLKIDKSALLTQTPSKIDGMPKGFKGPSLEYQQPPPQQYQQQTQPQPQPQPQRLTRAQTVTPRNSVSPVRVGGGRGAIASIVASNKTSIDKPRYVDSETQTSEIPSELNLSRSTSKKSIASSTLSLSSTESLEAISTGGSLTRRMSNTLKKVVTGEKRGFSPIRSAQNTGESVKSAFNALRKGISTLQFTGDGNSRKNSQEFRKYRNASNTSIPERSESNNKAHRRSTSSFSFVPENGEHDPKRDSNIDVTPVSLRRSSSLKASSSIQKRVKDLINAKDIPNNSTATGYGKYTDSMRKKELDHRKSKSVIFNNNKKIDGNNNSKTNDERKSSVVLTPLKVSTKTKPVPPPKPAHLKPNLPPKPKHLKSKSTVSTPSIGKKSDQETDIDSEESDFPTPDTIRDFERRFPSAL; this is translated from the coding sequence ATGAATCAACCGCACATTGAAAAGTATGCACCCGGGACTGTGTTGCCCGTTGGGTCGCATCAGGTTAAGATTTTAAAGTATTTGGCTAGTGGTGGGTTTGCACATGTGTATTCTGTTCAAATCAGCCCTCCAGACCCAGTTTGTCCAGACAATATCGCATGTTTGAAAAGGGTTGTTGTGCCAGACAAGGCGAATCTCAACACTTTGAGGGCGGAAGTTGATACTATGAAGACGCTTCGGGGTAACCAGTGTGTAGTGTCGTATATTGACTCACATGCTACGAAATCTCCGGTAAATCCTGGGATGTATGAGGTGTATTTGTTGATGGAGTATTGTTCTCGAGGCGGTCTCATTGACTTTATGAATACGAGGTTGCAGCATCGACTTACAGAATCTGAAGTACTCAATATTATGAGCCAGGTATGTCAGGGTGTAGCTGCAATGCATGCATTGCAGCCTCCGTTGATCCATAGGGATATCAAGATTGAGAATGTTTTAATATCGAAAAACGGGCAATTCAAGCTTTGTGACTTTGGATCAGTTTCTGGGGTTATTCGGGCACCAAGAAATACAGAGGAGTTCAATTATGTGCAGTACGATGTTATGAAAAATACCACGGCCCAATATAGGTCCCCAGAGATGATCGATTTGTACCGTGGGCTGCCCATTGACGAGAAGTCGGATATTTGGGCCCTTGGTGTGTTTTTGTACAAGGTATGTTATTACACAACACCATTCGAAAAGAACGGGGAGTCTGCAATCTTGTCTTCCACTTTCCAGTTTCCCTCGTACCCGCAGTATTCGGATAGAGTGAGAAACCTCATAAGTGTGATGCTTCGTGTAGATCCGTTGAAGCGCCCTAACATTTGCCAAGTGTTGGAAGAAGTTTCCCGTATCCAAGGCGTGCCTTGTCCAATTAAAAATTTCTACTTGTTGAGGGTTATGGACAAGCATTCTCCCAAAAATCTATCCCCTGTGCCTCCTCAACTTTTATCATCTCCTTCTCATATGGCCATGCCAAATCAACACCAGCATCAACACCAGCACCAACACcagcatcagcatcagAATCAGCATCAGCCAGAGCTACAACCATCTAGTATAAACGCTGTGCCTGCTCAAAACATGAACCATATGCCATTCTTGCACATTTCTAAGAGCCAGCCATCCATAGGTCAAATGGACTATGCGCCATTCGTCCCCAATGTTGTCCATACATCCATGAAGAGTAGCAATAAGGACTACTCAACGAGTGATCCATTTTTAAAGATCGATAAGTCAGCATTGTTGACTCAAACACCTTCTAAAATTGATGGAATGCCAAAAGGTTTCAAAGGTCCCTCTCTTGAATACCAGCAACCACCACCACAGCAATACCAGCAACAAACTCAGCCTCAGCCTCAGCCTCAGCCTCAACGTCTGACAAGAGCGCAAACGGTCACACCTAGAAACTCTGTCAGTCCTGTTAGAGTAGGAGGGGGTAGAGGTGCAATCGCGAGTATCGTTGCTAGTAATAAAACTTCGATAGACAAACCAAGGTACGTTGATTCAGAGACCCAAACAAGTGAAATCCCTTCAGAATTAAATTTGTCTCGGTCAACTTCTAAAAAATCAATAGCCTCGTCGACTCTGTCTCTATCATCTACTGAATCCTTGGAGGCCATTTCCACTGGTGGAAGCTTAACTCGTCGTATGAGTAATACTCTGAAAAAGGTTGTCACTGGTGAAAAGAGAGGATTCTCACCTATCAGATCAGCTCAGAATACAGGAGAAAGTGTCAAATCTGCATTTAACGCCCTTCGTAAAGGTATCTCCACCCTGCAGTTCACTGGTGACGGTAATTCTAGAAAGAATTCCCAAGAATTTAGAAAATACAGAAATGCATCTAATACTTCTATCCCAGAAAGATCAGAAAGTAATAACAAAGCACACAGAAGATCAACCAgctcattttcatttgttCCTGAAAACGGCGAACACGACCCTAAACGTGACTCTAATATCGATGTCACGCCAGTTTCTCTGAGAAgatcttcatcattgaaGGCATCTTCATCCATTCAAAAGCGTGTCAAGGATTTAATCAATGCAAAGGATATCCCAAACAATTCGACTGCCACTGGTTATGGTAAGTATACAGACTCgatgagaaagaaagaactaGATCATcgtaaaagtaaaagtgttattttcaataacaacaagaaaattGATGGCAATAACAATAGTAAAACTAATGATGAAAGAAAATCGAGCGTGGTTTTAACGCCACTAAAGGTGTCAACTAAAACTAAACCTGTCCCACCGCCAAAACCAGCGCATCTTAAACCAAATCTACcgccaaaaccaaaacacTTAAAGTCTAAAAGTACTGTTTCTACACCTTCCATTGGCAAAAAATCTGATCAAGAAACTGATATAGACTCGGAGGAAAGCGATTTCCCAACGCCAGACACAATTAGagattttgaaagaaggtTCCCGAGTGCATTATAG
- the HDA1 gene encoding histone deacetylase HDA1, which produces MENKNAAEEPLERPNVKEVKRESPKDEVKVKVQNQGQRPVIVPATKPNIRYSLLKTGICYDVRMRYHAKIFTSYFEYIDPHPEDPRRIYRVYKILAENGLIQDPTLSGADSIGDLMEKIPVREAEEEEILQVHSREHLEFITKTEQLERERLLKETEGGDSVYFNNDSFLSAKLSCGGAIEACKAVVEGRVKNSIAVVRPPGHHAEPEVAGGFCLFSNVAVAAANMLKSYPESVRKIMIVDWDIHHGNGTQKTFYEDDRVLYVSLHRFQLGKYYPGTIHGNYDQTGEGKGEGFNCNITWPSGGVGDAEYMWAFEQVIMPLGREYEPDLVIISSGFDAADGDTIGQCHVTPACYGHMTHMLMSLAKGNLCVVLEGGYNLDAIAKSALGVTKVLLGEPPDELPNPKKQPTPEAIKIIETVIKTQSKYWTCFKNRHGNDGINFKDAVTSSLDTRNFPLLNAIRDYQVNQLSSQYGFSQLPILDMDLPANTMLCTSGIQDSDTLIVIVHDTPEIWSERDSQTGIIDPSSSIIVDNALKMIKWSIDRKYGIIDINIPQTIFEQANYPGVVSSQEILIYLWDNYLKFFQNLQKLAFVGIGDAYGGIVHLLGHRDTRSVVKCAISFLDKKPLKVMVPLIDESLGDWYFKNSLVFTSNSHSCWGSAANDTKKLRKKYGRVLKADCDGMTNIFDERFEEATDFILDSFEEWSESE; this is translated from the coding sequence atggaaaataaGAATGCGGCTGAAGAGCCGTTAGAAAGACCAAATGTCAAAGAAGTCAAGAGGGAGTCACCTAAAGATGAGGTCAAGGTTAAGGTGCAAAATCAAGGACAAAGACCAGTAATTGTTCCTGCTACAAAGCCTAATATTAGATATAGTCTTTTGAAGACAGGTATTTGTTATGATGTACGGATGCGGTATCACGCCAAGATATTTACATCCTACTTTGAGTATATCGACCCACATCCGGAGGATCCAAGACGTATCTACCGTGTGTACAAGATTCTTGCGGAAAATGGGTTGATCCAGGATCCTACTTTGAGTGGTGCGGACTCAATTGGTGATTTAATGGAGAAGATTCCTGTGCGTGaggctgaagaagaggagatTCTACAGGTCCATTCTAGGGAACACCTCGAATTTATAACGAAAACCGAGCAATTAGAACGCGAGAGGCTCTTGAAGGAAACTGAGGGCGGCGATTCAGTCTATTTCAACAACGACTCATTCCTCAGTGCAAAGCTTTCCTGTGGTGGTGCCATCGAGGCCTGTAAAGCGGTAGTTGAGGGACGTGTGAAGAATTCCATCGCAGTGGTCAGACCTCCTGGTCATCATGCTGAGCCAGAAGTGGCAGGTGGGTTCTGCCTTTTTAGCAacgttgctgttgctgctgccaATATGCTAAAGTCTTATCCCGAGAGTGTTCGTAAAATCATGATTGTGGATTGGGACATCCACCATGGGAATGGTACACAAAAGACTTTTTACGAGGACGACAGAGTCCTATATGTTTCCTTGCATAGATTCCAACTAGGTAAGTACTATCCTGGTACCATCCATGGAAATTACGACCAAACAGGTGAGGGTAAAGGTGAAGGTTTTAACTGTAATATTACTTGGCCATCTGGTGGTGTTGGTGACGCAGAATACATGTGGGCTTTTGAACAAGTTATCATGCCCCTTGGCCGTGAGTATGAACCAGATTTGGTCATAATATCATCAGGATTTGATGCCGCGGATGGTGACACAATTGGTCAATGCCATGTTACACCTGCATGTTACGGTCATATGACACATATGCTAATGTCTTTGGCAAAAGGTAATTTATGCGTTGTATTAGAAGGTGGATACAATTTGGATGCCATTGCTAAATCCGCCCTTGGTGTTACGAAAGTTCTACTCGGAGAACCACCAGATGAACTACCAAACCCTAAAAAACAGCCTACACCAGAAGCCATCAAAATAATTGAAACTGTCATCAAGACACAGTCGAAATATTGGACCTGCTTTAAAAACAGACACGGAAATGATGGAATAAACTTCAAAGATGCAGTCACGTCATCGCTCGATACAAGAAATTTCCCGCTATTAAATGCCATTAGGGATTACCAAGTAAACCAACTGTCATCCCAATACGGCTTTTCCCAATTGCCTATCTTGGATATGGATCTACCTGCTAATACAATGCTTTGTACCTCTGGCATACAGGATTCAGATACTCTAATTGTGATTGTTCATGACACTCCAGAAATCTGGTCGGAACGGGATTCACAAACTGGTATTATTGATCCATCCAGCTCTATCATTGTTGATAATGCCTTGAAAATGATTAAATGGTCAATTGATAGAAAATATGGTATAATCGACATAAACATCCCACAAACTATTTTTGAGCAAGCTAACTATCCAGGGGTTGTATCATCTCAAGAAATTCTAATATATCTATGGGACAATTACCTaaaattcttccaaaattTACAGAAACTTGCATTCGTGGGCATCGGGGATGCTTACGGAGGTATTGTTCATTTGCTGGGTCACAGAGACACGAGATCGGTCGTTAAATGTGCTATATCTTTCTTAGATAAAAAACCATTAAAGGTGATGGTGCCGCTGATTGACGAATCTTTGGGAGATTGGTATTTCAAGAACTCTCTTGTGTTCACAAGTAACTCACATTCTTGCTGGGGTAGCGCAGCAAATGATACTAAAAAGTTGAGAAAAAAGTATGGACGGGTTTTAAAGGCGGATTGTGATGGTATGACGAATATCTTTGATGAACGTTTCGAAGAAGCTACCgattttattttggatTCTTTCGAGGAATGGAGTGAGTCAGAATAA